The proteins below are encoded in one region of Salvelinus fontinalis isolate EN_2023a chromosome 10, ASM2944872v1, whole genome shotgun sequence:
- the LOC129863411 gene encoding APC membrane recruitment protein 2-like — translation MDVQSESSEPSPCEPQPPGKIRKAFKLFGKRKPGSIFSIRGKGEGNNKSPITRSKTVDGLTESVAAESELEKDKEPENEQEPEVSQREEQEPEEEPLGDNGNPSIPSADLPSISSMTSAKSLSFLMKLQRSRQGGVDRRFRTESQPTIRQRRGLKGIFGSMGWNQREEASDEADTPQSPLLMSSCTISMEIIKEDMTLTPRPAPHSLDVPEPESGQESPVSSKSPTVQESSASVPPETTSLSAATYNVTGSNEDVASPLPTTEPPLLDPAVDRLRSLLADISSLISFDSLTGCGDITAEVEAEWGKASTTVGTGPGTKGAVAGERTSTTLSAKSAPSPIPTPAPTATYSSSTTPIPMLTPSSAPTTKPTSTFTPTTKPEPTSWSIKPEPNPIVTTKLSTMSTTITSPTTKSSPTPLTKPSPPPTTKSTPNPDPIGITATSTFKPAPVVTSSPPPAPVLTSSPPPAPMVTSSPPPAPIVTSSPPPAPVVTSSPPPAAVVTSSPPDPVVTSSTLAPVVTSSPPAPVVTLSKPAPVTIPATFTSTPPPKMNSAPCLDSITAPPSLTSFYPMAVLSSAFKIPFIPVPVPASVTSPAPVQTPSSILTDSKALPAPTPTPIPMSKTPPFPTPAPTTTPVPMSKTTPVSAPAPVPSSMPSPVLTPLPLQGTPLASDQVKGCERRASLNRGEDMTSPNGMDVRGAWKNSPKREEKRHVTQNEIHMVPQGPPTEKKTRPMRAAGLSKIPVCGGGRKLPLRESQPTDHKGCWDPPITGLEEGNQPPSLRHGVSKDTISNSSAEAEVEASLSPVKHSPEESRQLRQPTVYRGIPRDSKIPVKLGVQCNIPVPQGAKDLPRSKIPLSKVPVRRIGNKLTATTAASTQIRK, via the coding sequence ATGGATGTACAGTCGGAGAGTAGCGAACCCTCGCCATGCGAGCCCCAGCCTCCTGGAAAAATCAGAAAAGCCTTCAAGCTGTTTGGGAAGCGCAAGCCAGGCAGCATCTTCTCCATACGTGGCAAAGGCGAGGGGAACAACAAGTCACCTATCACCAGGAGCAAGACAGTGGACGGATTAACGGAGTCCGTGGCAGCAGAGTCGGAGCTGGAGAAGGACAAGGAGCCGGAAAATGAGCAGGAACcagaggtgagtcagagagaggagcaggaaccAGAGGAGGAGCCCCTGGGTGATAATGgaaatccctccatcccttctgccgaccttccctccatctcctccatgaCCTCCGCCAAATCCCTTAGCTTCCTGATGAAGCTGCAGCGCAGCCGACAAGGAGGAGTAGACCGGAGGTTCCGTACAGAGTCTCAGCCAACAATACGCCAGCGTCGGGGCTTGAAAGGAATCTTCGGCAGTATGGGATGGAACCAGCGAGAGGAGGCCAGCGACGAGGCCGATACCCCTCAGAGCCCTCTCCTCATGTCGTCCTGTACAATCAGCATGGAGATCATCAAGGAGGACATGACTTTGACCCCCAGACCTGCGCCTCACAGCCTGGATGTCCCAGAACCTGAGTCTGGACAAGAGTCCCCTGTTTCATCCAAGAGCCCCACAGTGCAGGAgagctcagcctctgtcccacCAGAGACAACGTCTCTCTCAGCGGCTACATACAATGTCACTGGATCTAATGAGGATGTAGCGTCGCCTCTGCCCACCACTGAACCACCACTGTTGGATCCTGCTGTGGATCGTCTGAGGTCGCTGCTTGCAGACATCTCCTCTCTGATAAGCTTCGACTCGCTGACCGGATGTGGAGACATCACTGCTGAAGTGGAGGCAGAGTGGGGCAAAGCCAGCACCACTGTCGGAACCGGACCTGGGACCAAGGGAGCtgtggctggagagagaacctcaACTACTCTTTCAGCCAAATCCGCCCCTTCCCCTATACCAACCCCTGCTCCTACTGCTACTTATTCATCTAGTACAACCCCTATCCCAATGCTTACCCCTTCCTCTGCCCCTACTACCAAACCTACCTCCACTTTTACCCCTACAACCAAACCTGAACCTACCAGCTGGTCGATAAAACCTGAACCTAACCCTATTGTGACAACCAAACTCTCAACTATGTCCACAACTATCACTAGCCCTACCACCAAATCAAGCCCCACCCCTTTAACAAAACCCTCCCCTCCACCAACAACAAAATCCACcccaaaccctgaccctattggcaTCACTGCTACCTCTACTTTCAAACCTGCTCCAGTGGTAACCTCATCCCCACCTCCTGCTCCAGTTTTAACGTCATCCCCACCTCCTGCTCCAATGGTAACCTCATCCCCACCTCCAGCCCCTATAGTAACCTCATCCCCACCTCCTGCTCCAGTGGTAACCTCATCCCCACCTCCTGCTGCAGTAGTAACCTCATCCCCACCTGATCCAGTAGTAACCTCATCCACACTTGCTCCAGTAGTAACCTCATCCCCACCTGCTCCAGTAGTAACCTTATCCAAGCCAGCTCCTGTAACCATCCCAGCCACTTTTACCTCTACCCCACCACCCAAAATGAACTCTGCCCCATGTCTGGATTCCATTACCGCACCTCCTTCCCTAACATCCTTTTATCCTATGGCTGTCCTGAGCTCAGCATTTAAAATTCCCTTTATTCCGGTTCCAGTGCCAGCCTCAGTCACTAGCCCTGCCCCTGTACAAACCCCCTCTTCAATTCTAACGGACTCAAAGGCTCTCCCTGCCCCTACTCCAACACCAATCCCTATGTCTAAGACTCCTCCTTTCCCTACCCCTGCCCCTACCACAACTCCAGTCCCTATGtctaagacaacccctgtctctgcccctgccCCAGTCCCTTCCTCTATGCCCTCTCCTGttctcacccctctccctctgcagGGTACACCCCTTGCCTCTGATCAGGTGAAGGGTTGTGAGCGTAGGGCCTCTCTgaatagaggagaggacatgACGAGTCCAAACGGCATGGATGTGCGGGGTGCCTGGAAAAATTCACCCAAGAGAGAAGAGAAACGTCATGTTACACAGAATGAGATACACATGGTCCCCCAGGGCCCCCCCACAGAGAAGAAGACGCGCCCAATGAGGGCAGCAGGGCTCAGTAAGATCCCTGTCTGTGGTGGAGGCAGGAAGTTGCCACTCCGTGAGAGTCAGCCCACTGACCACAAGGGGTGCTGGGACCCACCTATTACAGGGCTGGAAGAGGGGAATCAACCCCCTAGCTTACGGCACGGAGTCAGCAAGGACACAATTAGTAACTCCTCTGCTGAAGCCGAAGTTGAGGCCAGCCTGTCCCCTGTAAAACATAGCCCGGAGGAGAGTCGCCAGCTCCGGCAACCCACAGTCTACAGGGGTATACCACGTGACTCCAAGATACCTGTCAAGCTGGGAGTCCAGTGCAATATCCCTGTCCCCCAAGGAGCTAAGGATCTCCCGCGCTCCAAGATACCTTTGTCCAAGGTTCCTGTCCGCAGGATTGGCAATAAGCTCACAGCCACCACAGCTGCCAGCACTCAAATCAGAAAATAA